A genomic stretch from Cloacibacterium caeni includes:
- a CDS encoding Lrp/AsnC family transcriptional regulator, with translation MNYQLDEIDKKILDFLVENTRMPFTEIAKQMDVSAGTIHVRVKKMEDAGIILGSSLNIDYGKLDYHFTAFIGILLTKSNKTQEVLTELASIPNVVEASVISGKYNIFCKVRAKNTEDAKRIIYQIDDIQDVMRTESMISMEEFLSDKNRLINAISV, from the coding sequence ATGAATTATCAATTAGATGAAATAGACAAAAAAATCTTAGATTTTTTAGTAGAAAATACAAGAATGCCTTTCACTGAAATCGCTAAACAGATGGATGTTTCTGCAGGTACTATTCACGTAAGAGTAAAGAAAATGGAAGATGCAGGTATTATCCTGGGTTCTTCTTTAAATATAGATTATGGTAAATTAGATTATCATTTTACTGCATTTATTGGAATTTTATTAACCAAATCTAACAAAACTCAAGAAGTTCTTACAGAATTAGCGTCTATTCCAAATGTGGTAGAAGCAAGCGTAATTTCTGGTAAGTATAACATCTTCTGCAAAGTAAGAGCTAAAAATACAGAAGACGCTAAAAGAATTATTTATCAAATAGATGACATTCAAGATGTTATGAGAACTGAATCTATGATTTCTATGGAAGAGTTTCTAAGTGATAAAAATAGATTGATTAATGCTATTTCTGTTTAA
- a CDS encoding transketolase family protein, which translates to MKFTYTEKKDTRSGFGAGLAELADKNPNVVALCADLIGSLKMEKFIEKAPERFVQTGIAEANMMGIAAGLATAGKIPFAGTFANFATSRVLDQVRQSIAYSNKNVKIAASHAGLTLGEDGATHQVLEDIGQMKMLPGMVVINPCDYNQTKQATLAAAEYEGPVYLRFGRPVVPVFIPEDMPFEIGKGILLQEGKDVTIVATGHLVWESLLAAEELEKEGISCEVINIHTIKPLDEEIILKSVEKTGKIVTAEEHNYLGGLGESVAGMLSRKRPTPQEFVAVNDTFGESGTPAELMHKYEIDAEAVVKAVKRVLAR; encoded by the coding sequence ATGAAATTTACATACACAGAAAAAAAAGATACAAGAAGCGGTTTTGGAGCAGGTTTAGCTGAATTAGCAGACAAAAATCCAAATGTAGTAGCACTTTGTGCAGACTTAATCGGTTCTCTAAAAATGGAGAAATTCATAGAAAAAGCTCCAGAAAGATTTGTACAGACAGGTATTGCAGAAGCAAATATGATGGGTATTGCTGCTGGTTTAGCTACTGCTGGTAAAATTCCTTTCGCAGGAACATTTGCTAACTTTGCTACTTCTAGAGTTTTAGACCAAGTTCGTCAATCTATCGCTTACTCTAATAAAAATGTGAAAATCGCTGCTTCTCACGCTGGTTTAACTTTAGGAGAAGATGGTGCAACTCACCAAGTTTTAGAAGATATCGGTCAAATGAAAATGTTACCAGGAATGGTTGTAATTAATCCTTGTGACTATAACCAAACCAAACAAGCTACTCTAGCTGCGGCAGAATATGAAGGCCCTGTTTATTTAAGATTTGGTAGACCAGTAGTTCCAGTTTTCATTCCAGAAGATATGCCTTTCGAAATTGGTAAAGGAATTTTACTTCAAGAAGGAAAAGATGTTACGATTGTAGCAACTGGACATTTAGTTTGGGAATCTCTTCTAGCTGCTGAAGAATTAGAAAAAGAAGGAATTTCTTGTGAAGTAATTAACATTCACACCATCAAACCTTTAGATGAAGAAATCATTCTAAAATCCGTAGAAAAAACGGGTAAAATTGTTACTGCAGAAGAGCACAATTACTTAGGTGGTTTAGGTGAATCTGTAGCAGGAATGTTATCTAGAAAAAGACCAACTCCACAAGAATTTGTTGCCGTAAATGATACTTTCGGAGAAAGTGGAACTCCAGCTGAATTAATGCACAAATACGAAATAGATGCAGAAGCTGTAGTAAAAGCGGTAAAAAGAGTTTTAGCAAGATAA
- a CDS encoding RrF2 family transcriptional regulator: protein MFSKACEYAIKSVIYIAQEALAGKKTNVKQIAEATNAPEAFVAKILQPLSKKGILISNKGKQGGFSVELDKIDKIKLIEIVLATDGPDILTRCAFGLEKCTSEKPCPFHDKFKGIREELRDSLSEISVYDMALKTEQGIAFLKN, encoded by the coding sequence ATGTTTTCTAAAGCTTGTGAATACGCTATAAAATCAGTAATTTATATAGCACAGGAAGCTCTTGCTGGTAAAAAAACCAATGTAAAACAAATCGCTGAAGCTACAAATGCTCCAGAAGCTTTTGTTGCAAAAATTTTACAACCTCTTTCTAAGAAGGGAATATTGATATCTAATAAAGGAAAACAAGGTGGGTTTTCGGTAGAATTAGACAAGATTGATAAGATTAAACTCATAGAAATTGTACTCGCAACAGATGGTCCAGATATTTTAACGAGATGTGCATTTGGTTTAGAAAAATGTACTTCAGAGAAACCTTGTCCTTTTCACGATAAATTCAAAGGAATAAGGGAAGAATTAAGAGATTCGCTCAGTGAAATATCAGTCTATGATATGGCGCTTAAAACAGAACAAGGCATTGCCTTCTTAAAGAACTAG
- a CDS encoding GLPGLI family protein, with product MKKTFIFSFLLLNILTFSQINRFYYELNYKPNKDSSKIEKLLTVLDIKDGKSLYLNQELAVHDSIITASNENPSKFELFDWKTFSNNTPKNSVKIIKENGIVTQKEVIGEVQNFNYVEKINFNWILSNEFQKIENYNTQKATTDFGGRKWNAWFTTEIPINDGPYKFFGLPGLIVKIEDSEKEYSWTLKGNYFCKENCSFQQESHNEKYIKTIKVSKENFLKLKTNYKKDPLQGADVANPEINPTFIKEYKERLLKKINYYNNPIERD from the coding sequence ATGAAAAAAACCTTTATTTTCAGTTTTCTATTATTGAATATTTTAACATTTTCTCAAATCAACAGATTTTATTATGAATTAAACTATAAACCAAACAAAGACTCTAGCAAAATTGAAAAACTTCTTACAGTTCTTGATATTAAAGATGGCAAATCACTTTATCTAAACCAAGAACTTGCTGTTCATGATTCAATTATTACTGCGTCAAACGAAAACCCTTCTAAATTCGAACTGTTTGATTGGAAAACCTTTTCCAATAATACACCTAAAAACTCTGTCAAAATTATTAAAGAAAATGGCATTGTAACACAAAAAGAAGTAATAGGAGAAGTTCAGAATTTTAATTATGTAGAAAAGATAAATTTTAATTGGATACTTAGCAACGAATTTCAAAAAATAGAAAATTATAACACTCAAAAAGCCACAACAGATTTTGGTGGACGAAAATGGAATGCTTGGTTTACTACCGAAATCCCCATCAATGATGGCCCTTATAAATTCTTTGGACTCCCAGGTTTAATTGTAAAAATTGAAGATTCAGAAAAAGAGTATTCATGGACATTGAAAGGAAATTATTTTTGCAAAGAAAATTGTTCTTTCCAACAAGAATCGCACAACGAAAAATACATTAAAACAATTAAAGTATCTAAAGAAAATTTTCTAAAACTTAAAACCAATTATAAAAAAGACCCTTTACAAGGCGCTGACGTGGCAAATCCAGAAATAAATCCAACTTTTATAAAAGAATACAAAGAAAGATTGCTAAAAAAAATAAATTATTACAACAACCCTATTGAAAGAGATTAA
- a CDS encoding sodium:solute symporter: MNPVFVGVILSVYFLALLGVSYYTSRNANNQTFFIGNKNSNWLLVAFGMIGTSLSGVTFVSVPGTVGTGGFTYFQVVLGYFLGYFVVAFVLLPLYYKLKLTSIYTYLNERFGFNSYQTGAIFFIISRTLGATARLYLVINILDLLIFHNDITKATNISWSFVAISVAILLMILAYTFKGGVKTIVWTDTLQTVFMLGALLITVGYILTKMNLGIGETWSQFQGLGYDNMFVLDINSKDFFLKSILGGMFITISMTGLDQEMMQKNISIEKLGNSQKNMFTFSVVMVIVNFIFLFMGGLLYMYAAQIGVDAKGDDLYPILAFQKMSPLIGVVFIIGLISALFPSADGAITALTSSFCIDILGINRNQKSEVENSKTRKIVHLTFTLIFLILVIIFKVINDKSIIGLILKIAGYTYGPLLGLFAFGILTKHQIKDKLTLWVCLAAPIITYALSTYLEKAEYAYQIGIEVLIINGLLTFLGLWLIRKK, from the coding sequence ATGAATCCAGTTTTTGTAGGAGTAATTTTATCCGTTTATTTTCTGGCGCTACTTGGCGTTTCTTACTACACTTCTAGAAATGCAAATAACCAAACATTTTTTATAGGAAATAAAAATTCTAACTGGCTTTTAGTAGCTTTTGGAATGATTGGCACTTCTCTTTCTGGAGTAACATTTGTGTCGGTTCCTGGAACGGTAGGAACAGGAGGTTTTACTTATTTTCAAGTAGTTTTAGGTTATTTTTTAGGATATTTTGTAGTGGCATTTGTCTTACTTCCTTTGTATTACAAACTGAAACTCACTTCTATTTACACTTACCTTAATGAAAGATTTGGGTTTAATTCTTACCAAACTGGCGCTATTTTTTTCATTATTTCTAGAACTTTAGGCGCCACTGCTCGTTTATATCTGGTTATCAATATTTTAGACTTACTCATTTTCCATAATGACATTACTAAAGCTACCAATATTTCATGGAGTTTTGTTGCCATTTCCGTTGCTATATTATTAATGATTTTAGCTTATACTTTTAAAGGTGGTGTAAAAACTATTGTTTGGACAGATACTTTGCAGACCGTTTTCATGTTAGGCGCATTGCTTATTACTGTAGGTTATATCCTTACCAAAATGAATTTAGGAATTGGCGAAACGTGGTCTCAATTTCAAGGTTTGGGTTATGATAATATGTTTGTTTTAGATATTAATTCTAAAGATTTCTTCTTAAAATCAATTCTCGGAGGAATGTTCATTACCATTTCTATGACAGGTCTTGACCAAGAAATGATGCAAAAAAATATTTCCATCGAAAAATTAGGAAATTCACAGAAAAACATGTTTACTTTTTCGGTGGTTATGGTGATTGTAAATTTCATTTTCCTTTTTATGGGCGGACTTCTTTACATGTACGCTGCTCAAATTGGTGTAGATGCAAAAGGAGACGATTTATATCCTATTTTAGCGTTCCAAAAAATGTCACCTCTCATTGGAGTGGTTTTCATTATTGGACTTATTTCTGCGCTATTTCCTTCTGCAGATGGTGCAATTACAGCACTTACTTCTTCTTTTTGTATTGATATTTTAGGCATCAATAGAAATCAAAAATCAGAAGTTGAAAATTCTAAAACCAGAAAAATAGTTCACCTAACGTTTACTTTAATTTTCTTGATTTTGGTTATTATTTTTAAAGTTATCAATGACAAATCCATCATTGGCTTAATTCTAAAAATCGCAGGATATACTTATGGTCCACTTCTTGGCTTATTCGCATTTGGAATTCTGACTAAACATCAGATTAAAGATAAATTGACACTTTGGGTTTGTTTAGCGGCGCCCATTATCACTTATGCACTCAGCACTTATCTAGAAAAAGCTGAATACGCCTACCAAATAGGAATAGAAGTCTTAATTATTAACGGACTCCTCACCTTTTTAGGACTTTGGCTCATCAGAAAGAAATAA
- a CDS encoding transketolase: MSKSIEELKAQATQIRRDILRMVHAVNSGHPGGSLGCVEYFTALYGKVMNYKLPFSMEGKDEDHFYLSNGHISPVFYSTLARNGFFPISELSTFRKLNSRLQGHPTTHEHLEGIRMSSGSLGQGLSVGIGVALAKKLDGDSSLVYTLHGDGELQEGQIWEALMFAAAKKVDNLISTIDYNGRQIDGDTDDVLSLGDLNAKLRAFGWEVLEEKNGNDLEAVIAVLEHAKSKTGNGKPVAIILHTEMGQGVDFMMGSHSWHGKAPSDAQLESALSQLYVETEADY; this comes from the coding sequence ATGAGTAAATCTATTGAAGAGTTAAAAGCTCAGGCAACACAAATCAGAAGAGACATTTTAAGAATGGTTCATGCCGTAAATTCAGGACACCCAGGTGGAAGTCTTGGCTGTGTAGAATATTTCACAGCGCTTTATGGCAAAGTGATGAACTACAAACTCCCTTTCTCTATGGAAGGAAAAGATGAAGATCATTTCTACCTTTCTAACGGTCACATTTCTCCCGTTTTCTATTCTACATTAGCAAGAAACGGATTTTTCCCAATTTCTGAACTTTCTACTTTTAGAAAATTAAATTCTAGATTGCAAGGTCACCCAACTACACACGAACATTTAGAAGGCATCAGAATGAGTTCTGGTTCTCTTGGTCAAGGTTTATCTGTAGGAATAGGAGTAGCTTTAGCTAAAAAACTAGATGGAGATTCATCTTTAGTATATACCCTTCATGGAGATGGAGAATTACAAGAAGGACAAATCTGGGAAGCATTAATGTTTGCTGCTGCTAAAAAAGTAGACAACTTAATTTCTACAATAGATTATAACGGAAGACAAATTGATGGTGATACAGATGATGTATTATCTCTAGGAGATTTAAATGCTAAATTAAGAGCTTTCGGTTGGGAAGTTTTAGAAGAGAAAAACGGTAACGATTTAGAAGCAGTGATTGCAGTTTTAGAACATGCAAAATCTAAAACAGGAAACGGAAAACCAGTCGCCATCATTCTTCATACAGAAATGGGACAAGGTGTAGATTTTATGATGGGCTCTCACTCTTGGCACGGAAAAGCGCCAAGTGATGCACAGTTAGAAAGCGCACTTTCTCAACTTTATGTAGAAACCGAAGCAGATTATTAA
- a CDS encoding agmatine deiminase family protein, whose translation MIDLNKTPKSQGYVFPAEWEEHEATWLSWPHKEESWPGKLEEIYPYYCQFIKILSEDEFVRINVKDEEMRKFAMDCIMQAGANLENIEFYFHETNDAWCRDHGPAFLINKNGEEPEKAIVDWGYNAWGNKYPPFDLDDVIPTKIGKEFDIPVFHPGIVMEGGSVEFNGKGTILTSKSCLLNKNRNPHLSKEEIEEYLKNYYGQEQILWVSDGIIGDDTDGHIDDTVRFVNENTVLTVVEDNPEDENYEILQTNLRELQEMKLLDGSPLNIIELPMPDPVIWEDQRLPASYANFYISNKHVIVPTYRCDKDEKALEIIQKCFPERKVVGIDSTEIIWGLGSFHCLSQQEPLV comes from the coding sequence ATGATAGATTTAAACAAAACCCCGAAATCACAAGGCTACGTTTTCCCAGCAGAATGGGAAGAACACGAAGCTACTTGGCTTTCTTGGCCTCACAAAGAAGAATCTTGGCCAGGTAAATTAGAAGAAATTTATCCTTATTACTGTCAATTTATCAAAATTCTTTCCGAAGACGAATTCGTAAGAATTAATGTAAAAGACGAAGAAATGAGAAAATTTGCCATGGATTGTATTATGCAAGCTGGTGCAAATCTCGAAAATATTGAATTCTATTTCCACGAAACCAACGATGCTTGGTGCAGAGATCACGGTCCCGCTTTTTTGATTAATAAAAATGGTGAAGAACCAGAAAAAGCAATCGTAGATTGGGGTTATAATGCTTGGGGAAATAAATATCCTCCGTTTGATTTAGATGATGTAATTCCTACAAAAATCGGAAAAGAATTCGATATTCCTGTTTTTCATCCCGGAATCGTAATGGAAGGTGGAAGCGTAGAATTTAACGGAAAAGGCACTATTTTGACATCAAAATCTTGTCTTTTGAATAAAAATAGAAATCCTCATCTTTCAAAAGAAGAAATTGAAGAATATCTTAAAAATTATTACGGACAAGAACAGATTCTTTGGGTAAGTGACGGAATTATTGGTGATGATACAGACGGACACATCGATGACACCGTTCGTTTTGTGAATGAAAACACTGTTTTAACCGTTGTAGAAGATAATCCTGAAGACGAAAACTACGAAATCTTGCAAACCAACCTCAGAGAATTGCAAGAAATGAAACTTTTAGATGGCTCTCCTTTAAATATTATTGAATTGCCAATGCCAGATCCTGTAATTTGGGAAGACCAAAGATTGCCAGCTTCTTATGCTAATTTTTACATCTCGAACAAGCACGTTATTGTGCCAACTTATAGATGTGATAAGGACGAAAAAGCATTAGAAATCATCCAAAAATGTTTCCCAGAAAGAAAAGTGGTAGGAATAGATTCCACAGAAATTATTTGGGGATTAGGCAGTTTTCATTGTTTAAGCCAACAAGAACCATTAGTATAA
- a CDS encoding MFS transporter, with protein sequence MKSQIENIETTKKILPLILATAIFMQMLDSTILNTSLPSIAKDLNESPLNMQNAIISYVLTLALFMPVSGFLADKFGTKKVFIISLILFSLGSLLCSLSPNLTFLVIARVIQGIGGSLMTPVGKLALIKTFDKSELLKAINFAIIPALIGPVLGPLIGGYMVDYLSWHWIFLINLPIGILGIVLSLKYMPNYFSKIIDFDFKGFLFFAAASLLISISLEWMGNAKNITPVLLVFLMGFIFIYLYYRHAKKEENPIFPLELFMVRTFRVGFLGNLTTRLGISSIPLLIPLMIQIAYGQSAVVSGWIVAPMAITAMFGKSAVIKILNRFGYRKTLMFNTFLIGTLICLMAIPGINTSIYWFIPLILVLGFFNSIQFTSMNTISISDLRDSHTSSGNSLISVNQQIAIGFGIAFGLIILKLFEGDTQLIKGNIHNAFRYTFLVMGILTILSGFVFRRLHFRDGDNMKS encoded by the coding sequence ATGAAATCACAGATTGAAAATATAGAAACCACCAAAAAAATTCTTCCATTAATATTGGCTACTGCTATTTTCATGCAAATGCTAGATTCTACGATTCTCAATACTTCTCTACCATCCATTGCAAAAGATTTAAACGAGTCACCGCTCAATATGCAAAATGCTATTATCAGCTATGTTTTGACATTAGCTTTATTTATGCCTGTTAGCGGATTTTTGGCAGATAAATTCGGGACGAAAAAAGTATTTATTATTTCTTTAATCCTATTCAGTTTAGGTTCTCTTTTGTGTTCACTTTCCCCAAACTTAACTTTTTTGGTGATTGCGAGGGTAATACAAGGAATTGGAGGAAGTTTAATGACACCAGTTGGTAAATTAGCCCTTATCAAAACTTTTGACAAAAGTGAATTACTGAAAGCGATTAATTTTGCTATTATCCCTGCTTTAATTGGCCCAGTTCTCGGTCCATTAATTGGAGGTTATATGGTAGATTATCTTTCTTGGCATTGGATATTTTTAATAAATCTACCAATTGGGATTTTAGGAATTGTGCTGAGTTTAAAATATATGCCAAATTATTTTTCAAAAATCATAGATTTTGATTTTAAAGGTTTTCTATTTTTTGCAGCAGCATCTTTGTTGATTTCCATCTCACTAGAATGGATGGGAAACGCTAAAAATATAACTCCTGTTCTGTTGGTATTTTTAATGGGTTTTATTTTTATTTATCTCTATTACAGACACGCCAAAAAAGAAGAAAATCCTATTTTCCCCTTAGAATTATTCATGGTAAGAACCTTCAGAGTAGGTTTTTTAGGAAATCTAACTACTAGATTAGGCATTAGCTCAATTCCGTTATTGATTCCTTTGATGATTCAAATTGCTTACGGACAATCTGCAGTAGTTTCTGGATGGATTGTAGCACCGATGGCGATTACAGCGATGTTTGGAAAATCTGCCGTTATTAAAATTCTGAATCGTTTTGGCTACAGAAAAACATTGATGTTCAATACTTTTCTTATTGGCACACTCATTTGTTTAATGGCAATCCCGGGCATTAACACTTCTATTTATTGGTTTATACCTTTAATTTTGGTTTTAGGATTTTTCAATTCTATTCAATTTACCTCTATGAATACTATTTCTATTTCGGATTTGCGAGACAGTCACACCAGCAGTGGAAATTCTTTAATTTCTGTAAATCAACAAATTGCTATAGGATTTGGAATTGCATTTGGTTTAATCATTTTAAAACTTTTTGAAGGTGATACGCAACTTATCAAAGGAAACATCCACAATGCATTTCGATATACTTTTTTGGTGATGGGAATTCTCACTATTTTATCTGGTTTCGTCTTTAGAAGACTCCATTTCAGAGATGGCGATAATATGAAATCTTAA
- a CDS encoding carbon-nitrogen hydrolase yields MSKVKVGTVQMTCVKDKETNLQKAIEKVREAAAKGAQIVCLQELFTSLYFCDVEDYDNFDLAEAIPGPSTNALSEVAKELGVVIIASLFEKRAQGLYHNTTAILDADGTYLGKYRKMHIPDDPAFYEKFYFTPGDLGYKVFQTKFAKIGVLICWDQWYPEASRITALMGADILFYPTAIGWATDQDEETNADQYNAWQTIQRSHAVANGVPVVSVNRVGFEQDGAMKFWGGSFVANAQGKLLYLASHDQEEVVVTELDLSQTDYFRKHWPFLRDRRIDSYQPIVKRFIDEE; encoded by the coding sequence ATGTCAAAAGTAAAAGTAGGCACAGTGCAAATGACCTGTGTAAAAGATAAAGAAACCAACTTGCAAAAAGCCATCGAAAAAGTAAGAGAAGCCGCTGCAAAAGGTGCTCAAATTGTTTGTTTGCAAGAACTTTTCACGTCACTTTATTTTTGTGATGTAGAAGATTATGACAATTTTGATTTGGCAGAAGCCATTCCTGGCCCTTCTACCAATGCTTTGAGTGAAGTTGCCAAAGAATTAGGCGTGGTAATTATTGCTTCCCTTTTCGAGAAAAGAGCGCAAGGTTTGTACCACAACACCACTGCAATTTTAGATGCAGACGGAACTTATCTTGGAAAATACAGAAAAATGCACATTCCGGATGATCCTGCTTTTTACGAAAAATTCTATTTTACGCCTGGAGATTTAGGTTATAAAGTTTTTCAGACCAAATTTGCAAAAATTGGCGTTCTGATTTGTTGGGATCAGTGGTATCCAGAAGCTTCTAGAATCACTGCATTGATGGGAGCTGATATCCTCTTTTACCCTACCGCAATTGGTTGGGCAACAGACCAAGACGAAGAAACCAACGCAGACCAATACAACGCTTGGCAAACCATACAAAGAAGTCACGCTGTTGCAAATGGAGTCCCTGTTGTTTCTGTAAACCGAGTTGGCTTTGAGCAAGATGGCGCTATGAAATTCTGGGGCGGAAGTTTCGTTGCTAATGCACAAGGTAAATTATTGTATCTCGCATCTCACGACCAAGAAGAAGTGGTAGTTACTGAATTAGATTTATCTCAAACCGATTATTTCCGTAAACACTGGCCTTTCTTGAGAGACAGAAGAATAGATTCTTATCAACCTATTGTTAAAAGATTTATAGACGAGGAGTAA
- the ric gene encoding iron-sulfur cluster repair di-iron protein has protein sequence MEIKDKTIGGIVAEDFRTAAVFKKYGIDFCCKGNRSIEEVCAVKKKNPEDIYADLERVTQSATQNIDFKAWDLDLLSDYIEKTHHRYVEEKTIYLLQFLDKLRRVKGDRYPELIEVHELFKQSAEDLGAHMKKEELVLFPFIRNMVEAKRRGVELPKPHFGAVENPIEMMKHEHENEGDRFEKIAQLLNQYTPPSDACNTHQVTYKMLQEFEENLHTHIHLENNILFPKAIELQKELQN, from the coding sequence ATGGAAATAAAAGACAAAACAATAGGCGGAATTGTAGCCGAAGATTTTAGAACAGCTGCTGTATTTAAAAAATACGGAATCGATTTTTGTTGCAAAGGAAATAGAAGTATAGAAGAAGTTTGTGCAGTGAAAAAGAAAAATCCAGAAGATATTTATGCAGATTTAGAAAGAGTAACGCAAAGTGCAACTCAGAATATCGATTTTAAAGCTTGGGATTTAGATTTATTGTCTGATTATATCGAGAAAACGCACCACCGTTATGTAGAAGAAAAAACCATTTATTTGCTTCAGTTTTTAGATAAATTAAGAAGAGTAAAAGGCGATAGATATCCAGAGTTAATTGAAGTACACGAATTGTTTAAACAATCTGCCGAAGATTTAGGAGCTCACATGAAAAAAGAAGAATTGGTATTATTCCCATTCATTAGAAACATGGTAGAAGCAAAAAGAAGAGGAGTAGAATTACCAAAACCACATTTTGGCGCAGTAGAAAATCCAATTGAGATGATGAAACATGAACATGAAAATGAAGGAGATCGTTTCGAAAAAATTGCCCAACTTTTAAATCAATATACACCACCTTCAGATGCTTGTAACACGCATCAGGTTACTTATAAAATGCTTCAGGAATTCGAAGAAAATTTACATACTCATATCCATTTAGAGAATAATATTCTGTTTCCTAAAGCAATTGAGTTGCAAAAAGAATTGCAAAATTAA